In Synechococcus sp. RS9909, one genomic interval encodes:
- a CDS encoding pitrilysin family protein, whose protein sequence is MATPEWIVDAISTPGVIAAKLWLRRGSGSDPLGQRGAHQLLGSSLTRGCGPYDHLQVADLVEGCGAGLRCDTHEDGILISLKCQDRDARRLLPLLGWMLADPHLAEEQVELERDLSLQALQRQQEDPFHRAHDGWRQLAYGDGPYGHDPLGIAAELETLNAEILRPLAGQLARRQGILALSGTIPDGLLTEMQAFQGFSEPATDRDCSGATGLPPMAKTDRSARVGLQPLDTEQVVIMLGQPTLPHGHADDLALRMLQAHLGVGMTSVLFRRLREEHGVAYDVGIHHPARAGAAPFVLHASSSAERAALSLRLLQEAWDELAQRPLTTQDMTLAAAKIRGQIAHATQTSGQRAERRAQLRALGLADDYDHTSLERLATLEPEQLRRAAERHLDRPLLSLCGRGAVIDSLASEWSQRTQRSR, encoded by the coding sequence ATGGCGACACCGGAATGGATTGTGGATGCGATCAGCACACCCGGTGTGATCGCCGCCAAGCTCTGGCTGCGGAGGGGAAGCGGCAGTGATCCGCTCGGACAGCGTGGCGCCCATCAACTGCTGGGATCCAGCCTCACCCGAGGCTGCGGCCCCTACGACCATCTCCAGGTCGCCGACCTGGTGGAGGGCTGCGGCGCTGGCCTGCGGTGCGACACCCATGAAGACGGCATCCTGATCAGCCTCAAATGCCAGGACCGTGATGCCAGGCGGCTGCTGCCCCTGCTGGGGTGGATGCTCGCCGATCCCCATCTGGCCGAGGAGCAGGTGGAGCTGGAACGGGATCTCAGCCTGCAGGCCCTCCAGCGCCAACAGGAGGATCCCTTCCACCGGGCCCATGACGGCTGGAGACAACTGGCCTATGGAGACGGTCCCTATGGGCACGACCCGCTGGGAATCGCCGCCGAACTGGAGACGCTGAATGCGGAGATCCTGCGTCCCCTGGCCGGGCAGTTGGCCCGCCGCCAGGGCATCCTCGCCCTCTCCGGCACGATTCCTGACGGTCTGCTCACGGAGATGCAGGCCTTCCAGGGGTTCAGCGAACCGGCCACCGACCGCGACTGCTCAGGCGCAACCGGCTTGCCACCCATGGCAAAGACCGACCGATCGGCACGGGTTGGCCTCCAACCGCTCGACACCGAACAGGTGGTGATCATGCTCGGCCAGCCGACCCTGCCCCATGGCCATGCCGATGACCTGGCCCTGCGCATGCTGCAGGCGCACCTCGGGGTCGGCATGACCAGCGTGTTGTTCCGTCGACTGCGGGAGGAGCATGGCGTCGCTTACGACGTGGGCATTCACCATCCAGCCCGCGCCGGTGCCGCTCCCTTTGTGCTGCATGCCAGCAGCAGTGCGGAGCGGGCGGCGCTGAGTCTGCGCTTGCTGCAGGAGGCATGGGATGAGCTGGCCCAGCGGCCGCTCACGACCCAGGACATGACGCTGGCCGCAGCCAAGATCCGCGGTCAGATCGCCCATGCCACCCAGACCTCAGGCCAACGGGCCGAGCGTCGCGCCCAGCTCAGGGCCCTCGGACTGGCCGATGATTACGACCACACCAGCCTGGAGCGCCTGGCCACACTCGAACCCGAGCAGCTGCGCAGGGCCGCCGAACGTCACCTTGATCGCCCCCTGCTCAGCCTCTGTGGACGCGGCGCCGTGATCGACTCTCTGGCATCAGAGTGGAGCCAAAGGACTCAGCGCAGCCGTTAA
- a CDS encoding NAD(P)H dehydrogenase assembly family protein: MNPVIGDRVQLRRPLPYLKTADPMPMLRPADLVTTEEPGELVGLRPLNTAVVRFRRGTFLIPLDQLQRISEAGASAGPAS, encoded by the coding sequence ATGAACCCAGTCATCGGCGATCGCGTCCAGCTCCGACGCCCTTTGCCCTATTTGAAAACCGCTGATCCGATGCCCATGCTCAGGCCGGCTGATCTTGTGACCACCGAGGAACCGGGAGAACTGGTCGGTCTGCGGCCGCTGAACACCGCCGTGGTGCGCTTTCGTCGCGGCACGTTTCTGATTCCCCTCGACCAGTTGCAGCGGATCTCCGAGGCCGGTGCATCCGCTGGCCCTGCCTCTTAA
- a CDS encoding biotin transporter BioY, whose translation MRALATWSGAVAGLMLILVGSLMPAAVVLPVLPPQVLPLPSTWQVPALLLTALVCGPRAGVMAAMAYLTIGLVDLPVFHDGGGLGYLLNPGFGYLAGFVPAAWLCGRLAQQRGMNDLARLSLAAIAGLLTIQLCGLLNLLLGSLFGRWSEPLPTLLFSYGIGPFPAQIALCIAAGVLALPLRRLLIID comes from the coding sequence GTGCGGGCTCTGGCCACCTGGAGCGGCGCCGTCGCCGGCCTGATGCTGATTCTGGTGGGCAGCCTCATGCCCGCTGCCGTTGTGCTTCCCGTGCTGCCTCCCCAGGTGCTGCCGCTGCCGAGCACCTGGCAGGTGCCGGCCCTGTTGCTCACGGCCCTGGTCTGCGGCCCCCGCGCCGGCGTGATGGCGGCCATGGCCTATCTCACCATCGGCCTTGTGGACCTGCCCGTCTTCCATGACGGCGGTGGCCTCGGGTATCTGCTCAATCCCGGCTTCGGCTATCTGGCCGGCTTTGTTCCGGCCGCCTGGCTCTGCGGGCGCCTGGCCCAGCAACGGGGCATGAACGATCTGGCGCGTCTCAGCCTGGCCGCGATCGCCGGGCTGCTCACGATTCAACTCTGCGGTCTGCTCAATCTGCTGCTGGGCAGCCTGTTCGGACGCTGGAGCGAACCACTGCCCACATTGCTGTTCAGCTACGGCATCGGTCCGTTCCCAGCCCAGATCGCTCTCTGCATTGCCGCCGGGGTGTTGGCCCTGCCGCTCCGGCGCCTGCTGATCATTGATTGA
- the lspA gene encoding signal peptidase II: MTQRRPPSMPTLPSSRRGLSRTALLGLATLLVLLDQGSKAWVRHHLLPGVVAPLIPGLVQLRWVRNSGAAFSLFTDATGLLALLSLVVALVLLVWLWRAPRLGLWQGLALAFLLGGTVGNGIDRWRLGHVTDFLELVPIPFPIFNGADLAINLAVACFAIDALSRRRDPNGT, from the coding sequence ATGACGCAGCGCCGGCCCCCATCGATGCCCACCCTCCCCTCCAGCAGGCGGGGCCTTTCGAGGACAGCGCTCCTCGGCCTTGCCACTCTCCTGGTGCTCCTCGACCAAGGCAGCAAGGCCTGGGTGCGGCACCATCTGCTCCCGGGTGTCGTGGCCCCGCTGATCCCCGGCCTGGTGCAGCTGCGCTGGGTCCGCAACAGCGGCGCCGCCTTCAGCCTCTTCACGGATGCCACAGGGCTGCTCGCCCTGCTCAGCCTGGTGGTGGCGTTGGTCCTGTTGGTCTGGTTGTGGCGTGCTCCCAGGCTTGGGCTGTGGCAAGGGCTGGCCCTCGCCTTTCTGCTGGGCGGAACGGTGGGCAACGGAATCGATCGCTGGCGGCTCGGCCATGTGACCGATTTTCTGGAACTGGTGCCGATCCCGTTTCCCATCTTCAATGGAGCTGATCTCGCCATCAACCTTGCCGTCGCCTGCTTCGCCATCGACGCCCTCAGCCGACGCCGTGACCCCAACGGCACCTGA
- a CDS encoding transglycosylase domain-containing protein, protein MARLCIDQAGQPSQSIPLHGEAYRLGREEGMELSLDHPAVSRQHALLRRRGRRWVLEDLNSTNGLWWRGRRVQELELRDGDRISLAPASEPGAPCLRFLNPAEQGRRRLERLLGFGLLTGLGATAALMLIAVLDVPIRGRLATVQGPIAIYDRLNKPLESVDSSRHRELKTISAFSPALVDALLSSEDNRFWWHPGVDPIGTLRAFATNLSGGRLIEGGSSLTQQLARSLYPDQVGQGDTLGRKWRELLVALQLESRFSKGELLLSYLNRVYLGVGWGFEDASRVYFNKSASKLSLPEAALLVGLLPSPNGHDPCRYPQRALEARNRVLNKMADAGRLSLEEARLARRQPIQLAKAACSKESLRRSAPFYTDQVRRDLSALVGPDVAAEGNFLIETHLDPVLQQVVERQLQELLNQAQGLGVGEGAAVVIDSRNGGVLAIAGGRDYRSSQFNRATMALRQPGSTFKLLTYLAALQRGIKPGDGIDCSTLEWGGQRFESSCNGRLSLTSAFASSSNTAALRLARRVGLEQVVRQARALGINTPLDPVPGLALGQSEVRLIELTGAYAAVANDGLWHPPTTIRRLLDAESCSADTLKRCGSLTGDGSAQVSSARRAISKDVARRMQAMLRAVVRGGTGSAASLGGLEGGKTGTTNDGRDLLFIGYEPSRHWVLGIWLGNDDNSPTASSSALAASLWGDIMRAAGRGSAGQR, encoded by the coding sequence GTGGCACGGCTCTGCATCGATCAGGCCGGTCAGCCCTCGCAGTCGATCCCCCTCCATGGCGAGGCCTACCGCCTCGGGCGTGAGGAGGGAATGGAACTGAGCCTCGACCATCCTGCGGTCAGCCGGCAGCACGCGCTGCTGCGTCGACGTGGCCGCCGCTGGGTCCTGGAGGATCTCAACTCCACCAACGGGCTCTGGTGGCGGGGGCGACGGGTGCAGGAACTGGAGCTGCGCGATGGCGATCGGATCAGCCTCGCTCCTGCCAGTGAACCGGGAGCCCCCTGCCTGCGTTTTCTCAATCCAGCCGAACAGGGCCGGCGCAGGCTGGAACGGCTGCTGGGGTTCGGGCTGTTGACGGGCCTTGGGGCCACGGCGGCGCTGATGCTCATCGCCGTGCTCGATGTGCCGATCCGCGGACGCCTGGCCACGGTGCAGGGACCGATCGCCATCTACGACCGCCTGAACAAACCCCTCGAATCGGTGGATTCCAGCCGCCACCGGGAGTTGAAGACGATTTCAGCGTTCTCTCCTGCGCTGGTCGATGCCCTGCTGAGCTCAGAAGACAATCGCTTCTGGTGGCATCCGGGTGTGGATCCCATTGGCACCCTGCGCGCATTCGCCACCAATCTGAGCGGCGGTCGCCTGATCGAAGGGGGCAGCAGCCTCACCCAGCAGCTGGCACGCAGCCTGTATCCCGATCAGGTCGGGCAGGGCGACACCCTGGGCCGGAAATGGCGGGAGCTGCTGGTGGCCCTGCAGCTGGAAAGCCGTTTCAGCAAGGGAGAGCTGCTGCTCAGTTACCTCAACCGGGTGTATCTCGGCGTGGGCTGGGGGTTCGAGGATGCCTCCCGCGTCTACTTCAACAAATCCGCCTCCAAGCTGTCGCTGCCCGAAGCGGCGCTGCTTGTGGGGCTGCTGCCATCGCCCAATGGCCACGATCCCTGCCGCTACCCGCAACGAGCCCTGGAGGCGCGCAACCGCGTGCTCAACAAGATGGCGGATGCCGGGCGCCTTTCCCTGGAGGAGGCCCGTCTGGCAAGACGCCAACCGATCCAGCTGGCTAAGGCGGCCTGCAGCAAGGAATCGTTGCGCCGCTCCGCTCCCTTCTACACCGATCAGGTGCGGCGCGATCTCAGCGCCCTGGTCGGACCTGATGTGGCCGCCGAAGGCAATTTTCTGATTGAAACCCACCTCGACCCGGTGCTTCAGCAGGTGGTGGAGCGGCAGCTGCAGGAGCTCCTCAACCAGGCTCAAGGGCTGGGCGTGGGCGAGGGCGCCGCGGTGGTGATCGACAGTCGCAACGGCGGTGTGCTCGCCATCGCCGGCGGCAGGGACTACCGCTCGAGCCAGTTCAACCGGGCCACCATGGCGCTGCGTCAGCCCGGCAGCACCTTCAAGCTGTTGACCTACCTGGCGGCGCTGCAGCGGGGGATCAAGCCAGGCGACGGCATCGATTGCAGCACCCTGGAGTGGGGCGGCCAACGCTTTGAAAGCAGCTGCAATGGTCGCCTCAGCCTCACCAGTGCCTTTGCCTCCAGCAGCAACACGGCGGCGCTGCGCCTGGCGCGGCGGGTGGGGCTGGAGCAGGTGGTTCGCCAGGCTCGGGCCCTGGGGATCAACACGCCGCTCGATCCTGTACCCGGGCTGGCGCTCGGCCAGAGCGAGGTGCGCCTGATCGAACTGACCGGAGCCTATGCCGCCGTTGCCAACGATGGGCTCTGGCACCCCCCCACCACGATTCGCAGGCTGCTGGATGCGGAGAGCTGCTCCGCCGACACGTTGAAACGCTGCGGCAGCCTCACCGGCGATGGCTCGGCGCAGGTGAGCAGCGCCCGTCGCGCCATCAGCAAAGACGTGGCGCGACGCATGCAGGCGATGCTGCGGGCTGTGGTGCGCGGTGGCACCGGCTCCGCCGCCTCCCTGGGGGGCCTGGAGGGGGGCAAGACCGGCACCACCAACGATGGCCGGGATCTGCTGTTCATCGGCTACGAACCAAGCCGGCACTGGGTTCTCGGCATCTGGCTCGGCAATGACGACAACAGCCCCACCGCCAGCTCCAGCGCCCTGGCCGCCTCCCTTTGGGGCGACATCATGCGCGCCGCCGGCAGGGGCAGCGCTGGTCAGCGATGA
- a CDS encoding YcjF family protein — MKGQKRWIVWAGGALVVLIVLGMVLQAIRNLLWDLSYWLPPWLVGPVLLLGFGVIAALAWQLGWPWWQAWRQGAGRAGGAGRGRTAAAPPAPDNRRQAAEQSLESIDRLLEKLQDEVAREGLRQERERVAQELKRGDLTVVVFGTGSSGKTSLIRALLQEMVGEVGAAMGSTSETRSYRLRLKGLERGLKLIDTPGILESGRDGREREQEARREASRADLMLVVVDGDLRAAELEVTRHLAGLGKRLLLVLNKCDLRGEEEERRLLALLHRRCGDLLSKDDVVSASAAPQSVPRPGRSPWQPPAEVDRVLRRLAVVLHADGEELLADNILLQCRHLGEAGRDLLDRQRRQEAGRIVDRYSWIGGGLVAATPLPGVDLLGTAAVNAQMVIEVAGVYGVQLTRSRAQELAMSVGRTLAGLGVVKGAVSLIGTALTLNLPTLLLGRAVQGVAAAWLTRIAGASFITFFQQDQDWGDGGVQDVVQHHYDLSRREASLRRFLETALRRVVEPLQRREAKRLPPQPGPRAAADASDRGNPAP; from the coding sequence ATGAAAGGGCAGAAGCGATGGATCGTCTGGGCGGGTGGCGCCCTGGTGGTCCTGATCGTGCTGGGGATGGTCCTGCAGGCGATTCGCAACCTGCTGTGGGATCTCAGCTACTGGCTGCCGCCCTGGCTGGTGGGTCCGGTGCTGCTGCTGGGATTCGGTGTGATCGCCGCCCTGGCCTGGCAGCTGGGTTGGCCCTGGTGGCAAGCCTGGCGCCAGGGAGCGGGCCGAGCGGGTGGCGCCGGCCGGGGTCGCACCGCAGCAGCGCCGCCAGCGCCGGACAATCGCCGCCAGGCCGCCGAACAGAGCCTGGAGAGCATCGACCGCCTGCTGGAGAAGCTTCAGGATGAGGTGGCCCGCGAGGGCCTGCGTCAGGAGCGTGAGCGGGTGGCGCAGGAACTGAAACGCGGCGATCTCACCGTGGTGGTGTTCGGCACCGGATCAAGCGGCAAAACCTCCCTGATCCGCGCCCTGCTCCAGGAGATGGTGGGGGAGGTGGGCGCCGCCATGGGCAGCACCAGCGAAACCCGCAGTTATCGGCTGCGCCTCAAGGGCCTCGAGCGCGGCCTGAAACTCATCGACACCCCCGGCATTCTCGAAAGTGGTCGCGATGGCCGCGAACGGGAGCAGGAAGCCCGCCGAGAGGCCAGTCGAGCCGATCTGATGCTGGTGGTGGTGGATGGCGACCTCAGAGCGGCGGAGCTGGAGGTGACCCGCCATCTGGCCGGACTGGGCAAACGGCTGCTGCTGGTGCTGAACAAATGCGACCTGCGGGGAGAGGAGGAGGAACGGCGCCTGCTCGCCCTGCTGCATCGGCGTTGCGGCGATCTCCTCAGCAAAGACGACGTGGTATCCGCGAGTGCAGCCCCCCAGTCTGTGCCGAGACCTGGACGCTCCCCCTGGCAACCGCCGGCCGAAGTGGACCGCGTCTTGCGACGCCTCGCCGTCGTGCTCCATGCCGATGGCGAGGAACTCCTGGCCGACAACATCCTGCTTCAGTGCCGCCATCTGGGTGAAGCCGGCCGGGACTTGCTCGATCGTCAACGTCGCCAGGAGGCCGGCCGCATCGTCGATCGCTATAGCTGGATCGGTGGAGGGCTGGTGGCGGCCACTCCCCTCCCCGGGGTTGATCTGCTGGGCACCGCTGCGGTGAATGCCCAGATGGTGATCGAGGTGGCGGGGGTCTATGGGGTGCAACTGACCCGAAGCCGGGCCCAGGAGCTGGCGATGTCGGTGGGTCGCACCTTGGCGGGCCTGGGGGTGGTGAAAGGGGCTGTCTCCCTGATCGGCACAGCCCTCACCCTCAACCTGCCCACCCTGCTACTCGGCAGAGCGGTGCAGGGGGTCGCGGCCGCGTGGCTCACCCGCATCGCCGGTGCCAGTTTCATCACCTTTTTCCAGCAGGATCAAGACTGGGGCGATGGCGGCGTGCAGGATGTGGTGCAGCATCACTACGACCTCAGCCGGCGCGAGGCCTCGCTCAGGCGCTTTCTGGAGACGGCGCTGCGTCGGGTGGTGGAACCACTGCAGCGGCGGGAGGCGAAACGACTGCCGCCCCAGCCAGGGCCTCGGGCGGCGGCGGACGCATCGGACCGCGGGAATCCAGCACCGTGA
- a CDS encoding aminotransferase class V-fold PLP-dependent enzyme — MVLVGNPAREPMLTLPFFAAPEGLDPALQEFLDQASQRLCRWLADAEGRGPLPALSVLPAIAPEPTPRSATALLEDLQLVMDGAYRPSHPGALAHLDPPPLTASIAADLICAGLNNNLLAEELAPSLSHLERQLCQWLAQRLGLPSGAGGVPASGGSLSNLMALVVARQRAGLGAEPGAVVLASDEAHTSLAKAVRVMGLQPDGLRRIAVDADGAMRLEALETALEQLQAEGRPCLAVVATAGTTVRGAIDPLPQLAELCRRRGIWLHVDGAIGAVYALSPDTSAPLEGLGLADSITVNPQKLLGITKTSSLLLVADRRLLAEAFATGLPYMEPAWGDAHGGEQGLQGSRPAEILKLWLGLRQLGETGIRSLLQGALQRRQQLEALLDPERIQVSSGPLHLLVCRPRIAAPDQVDAWSEATRARLLEQGFMLSRPFHGGCHPLKAVLGNPHTQSHHLDQLAAMLNRSVLENG; from the coding sequence ATGGTCTTGGTCGGCAACCCCGCGCGCGAACCGATGCTGACCCTGCCTTTCTTTGCTGCGCCGGAGGGGCTTGATCCGGCGCTGCAGGAGTTTCTCGATCAGGCGAGCCAAAGGCTCTGTCGCTGGCTCGCCGATGCCGAGGGCCGGGGGCCCTTGCCGGCCCTCTCGGTGTTGCCGGCGATCGCTCCGGAGCCGACCCCGCGCTCGGCCACCGCGCTGCTGGAGGACCTGCAACTGGTGATGGATGGGGCCTACCGCCCGTCCCATCCCGGCGCTCTGGCCCATCTGGATCCGCCGCCGTTGACAGCAAGTATCGCCGCCGACCTGATCTGCGCCGGCCTCAACAACAATCTCCTCGCCGAAGAGTTGGCGCCCAGCCTCAGTCATCTGGAGCGACAGCTCTGCCAGTGGCTGGCACAGCGCCTTGGCCTGCCCTCAGGCGCCGGTGGCGTGCCGGCCAGTGGCGGCAGCCTCAGCAATCTGATGGCCCTGGTGGTGGCCCGGCAGCGGGCTGGTCTGGGCGCCGAGCCTGGGGCGGTGGTGCTCGCCAGCGACGAGGCCCACACGTCGCTCGCCAAGGCGGTGCGCGTGATGGGGTTGCAGCCTGATGGCCTGCGTCGCATCGCCGTCGATGCCGACGGCGCCATGCGGCTGGAGGCGCTCGAGACCGCACTGGAGCAGCTTCAGGCGGAAGGACGACCCTGTCTGGCCGTGGTGGCCACCGCCGGCACCACCGTGCGCGGCGCGATCGATCCCCTGCCCCAGCTGGCGGAGCTCTGTCGTCGTCGCGGGATCTGGCTGCATGTGGACGGTGCGATTGGAGCCGTTTATGCGCTCTCCCCCGACACCTCGGCCCCCCTTGAGGGGCTGGGCCTTGCCGATTCGATCACGGTCAATCCCCAGAAATTGCTCGGAATCACCAAAACCTCCTCCCTGCTCCTGGTGGCCGACCGACGCCTGCTGGCGGAGGCCTTTGCCACCGGTCTGCCCTACATGGAGCCGGCCTGGGGCGACGCCCATGGCGGCGAGCAGGGTTTGCAGGGCTCAAGACCTGCGGAGATTCTCAAGCTCTGGCTGGGCCTGCGCCAGTTGGGCGAGACCGGGATCCGATCGCTGCTCCAGGGTGCTTTGCAGCGTCGCCAGCAACTGGAAGCCCTTCTGGATCCGGAGCGGATTCAGGTCAGTTCCGGCCCTTTGCATCTGCTGGTGTGCCGGCCCCGCATCGCTGCGCCCGACCAAGTCGATGCCTGGTCAGAGGCCACACGCGCCAGGCTGCTGGAGCAGGGGTTCATGCTGTCGCGCCCCTTCCATGGCGGTTGCCATCCCTTGAAGGCGGTGCTGGGCAATCCCCACACCCAGAGTCATCACCTCGATCAGCTGGCTGCCATGCTCAATCGTTCGGTTCTGGAGAACGGCTGA
- a CDS encoding nucleoside deaminase has translation MGRLLRRADQLGREGEVPVCAVILDGLGRCIGYGGNRRERQRDPLGHAELVALGQASQLRQDWRFNDCTLLVTLEPCPMCAGALVQARMGQVIFAAWDSKRGALGSTIDLSQHRSAHHHMRVVGGVMEPEARTRLEAWFRQRRQRPT, from the coding sequence ATGGGGCGGCTGCTGCGGCGCGCCGACCAGCTCGGCCGCGAGGGCGAAGTGCCGGTGTGCGCCGTGATCCTGGATGGACTGGGGCGCTGCATCGGTTACGGCGGCAACCGACGCGAACGGCAACGGGATCCCCTCGGCCATGCCGAACTTGTGGCCCTTGGGCAAGCCAGCCAGCTGCGTCAGGACTGGCGTTTCAACGACTGCACCCTGCTGGTGACCCTGGAACCCTGCCCGATGTGCGCCGGCGCCCTGGTACAGGCCCGGATGGGCCAGGTGATCTTCGCCGCCTGGGACAGCAAGCGTGGGGCGCTTGGAAGCACGATCGATCTGAGCCAACACCGCAGTGCCCACCACCACATGCGCGTGGTGGGTGGGGTGATGGAGCCGGAGGCGAGAACCAGGCTGGAAGCCTGGTTCAGACAACGGCGGCAGCGACCGACTTGA
- a CDS encoding alanine--glyoxylate aminotransferase family protein: MATSLSQRPVDSSHRQALAPIATPDRLLLGPGPSNAHPTVLQALSRTPIGHLDPLYVELMSEVQELLRYAWQTDNRLTLPMSGTGSAAMEATLANTVEPGDTVLVAVKGYFGHRLADMAGRYRADVRVIERPWGEAFSLEELEAALIEHRPAILAMVHAETSTGICQPMEGVGDLCRKHDCLLLLDTVTSLGGVPLFLDAWKVDLAYSCSQKGLSCPPGLGPFTMGPRAEAKLASRSSKVPNWYLDVSLLNQYWGSDRVYHHTAPVNMNFGMREALRLLAEEGLEQAWARHRRNAEALWAGLERLGLVLHAPEALRLPTLTTVRIPEGVDGKAFSQHLLNTHGIEVGGGLGTLAGKIWRIGLMGYNSNPENVDRLLNLFETELPRFKSVAAAVV; encoded by the coding sequence TTGGCGACATCGCTCTCTCAGCGTCCGGTTGATTCGAGCCACCGCCAGGCTCTTGCCCCGATCGCCACACCGGATCGGCTTCTGTTGGGTCCTGGCCCTTCCAATGCCCATCCGACGGTGCTCCAGGCCCTGTCGCGCACCCCGATCGGTCACCTCGATCCTCTCTATGTGGAGTTGATGAGCGAGGTGCAGGAGCTGCTCCGTTACGCCTGGCAAACCGACAATCGCCTCACCCTTCCCATGAGCGGCACCGGCAGTGCTGCCATGGAAGCCACCCTGGCCAACACGGTCGAGCCCGGTGACACCGTGCTTGTGGCTGTGAAGGGCTATTTCGGTCATCGCCTCGCTGACATGGCCGGTCGTTACCGCGCCGATGTGCGGGTGATCGAGCGTCCCTGGGGAGAGGCCTTCAGCCTGGAGGAGCTCGAGGCAGCCCTGATCGAGCATCGGCCCGCGATTCTGGCGATGGTGCATGCCGAAACCTCCACGGGCATCTGCCAGCCGATGGAGGGTGTGGGCGATCTTTGCCGCAAGCATGATTGCCTGCTGCTGCTCGACACCGTCACGTCCCTTGGTGGCGTTCCCCTTTTCCTCGATGCCTGGAAAGTCGACCTTGCCTACAGCTGCAGTCAGAAAGGGCTGAGCTGCCCTCCAGGCCTCGGACCCTTCACGATGGGCCCCCGCGCTGAAGCGAAACTCGCTTCCCGCTCCAGCAAAGTGCCCAACTGGTATCTCGATGTCTCCCTGTTGAATCAATACTGGGGGAGTGATCGGGTGTACCACCACACGGCACCGGTGAACATGAACTTCGGCATGCGGGAAGCCCTGCGTCTGCTGGCGGAAGAGGGGCTGGAGCAGGCCTGGGCCCGTCATCGTCGCAATGCCGAAGCGCTTTGGGCTGGCCTCGAGCGACTCGGCCTGGTGCTCCATGCCCCCGAGGCCTTGCGTCTCCCCACCCTCACCACCGTGCGCATCCCGGAAGGGGTGGATGGCAAGGCCTTCAGCCAGCACCTGCTCAACACCCACGGCATCGAAGTGGGTGGTGGGCTCGGCACCCTGGCCGGCAAGATCTGGCGGATCGGCCTGATGGGTTACAACTCCAATCCTGAGAACGTGGATCGACTGCTCAACCTGTTTGAGACCGAACTGCCCCGGTTCAAGTCGGTCGCTGCCGCCGTTGTCTGA
- a CDS encoding allophycocyanin subunit beta-18: MRDAITGLIGRYDQLGRYLDRSAMDRIDDYLSEASIRLKAVELINREAAEVVREASQRLFAGDPELLLPGGNAYTTRRLAACLRDMDYFLRYASYALVAGDSTILNERVLNGLDDTYKSLGVPTGPTVRSITLLAEVLCERLVAEGLEIDRCAVIRQPFDHMASGLAATDVRQR; this comes from the coding sequence ATGCGTGATGCCATCACCGGGTTGATCGGCCGCTACGACCAGCTCGGTCGTTATCTCGATCGCTCCGCCATGGACAGGATTGATGACTATCTCTCGGAAGCTTCCATTCGGCTCAAGGCCGTGGAACTGATCAACCGCGAAGCCGCGGAGGTGGTGCGCGAAGCGAGCCAGCGGCTGTTTGCCGGCGACCCGGAACTGCTGCTTCCCGGCGGTAATGCCTACACCACCCGACGCCTGGCCGCCTGTCTGCGCGATATGGATTACTTCCTTCGCTATGCCAGCTACGCCCTGGTGGCCGGTGACAGCACCATCCTCAACGAACGGGTGTTGAACGGACTCGATGACACTTACAAGAGCCTGGGAGTGCCGACGGGTCCGACCGTGCGCAGCATCACCCTGCTGGCTGAGGTGCTCTGTGAACGGCTGGTGGCGGAGGGTCTGGAGATCGATCGTTGTGCCGTGATTCGTCAGCCCTTTGATCACATGGCCTCCGGCCTGGCGGCCACCGACGTGCGGCAGCGCTGA